In the Agrococcus sp. Marseille-Q4369 genome, one interval contains:
- a CDS encoding ABC transporter ATP-binding protein, whose translation MTHPTPSDAQHAPPALHLEQLAKRFGPKIAVDGLTLTVPQGSMLGLVGPNGAGKTTTLSMATGLLRPDHGTAAVLGHDVWRDPAAAKARMGVLPDGVHLFDRLTGAELLRYNGLLRSLPEEEVAHRSASLLEALGLADTGGTLVADYSAGMRKKIALASALIHAPRLLVLDEPFEAVDPVSGEAIRAILRGFVASGGTVVLSSHVMELVESLCDRVAVVADGRLIAAGTLDEVRAGASLQERFVQMVGQQAQGGESLAWLRTS comes from the coding sequence ATGACGCATCCGACGCCGTCCGACGCCCAGCACGCCCCGCCGGCCCTGCACCTCGAGCAGCTCGCGAAGCGCTTCGGGCCGAAGATCGCCGTCGACGGGCTCACGCTCACCGTGCCGCAGGGCTCGATGCTCGGTCTCGTCGGCCCCAACGGCGCGGGCAAGACGACGACGCTCTCGATGGCGACGGGCCTGCTGCGCCCGGACCACGGCACCGCGGCCGTGCTCGGGCACGACGTGTGGCGCGATCCCGCCGCGGCGAAGGCGCGCATGGGCGTGCTGCCCGACGGCGTCCACCTCTTCGATCGCCTCACGGGCGCCGAGCTGCTGCGCTACAACGGCCTGCTGCGCTCGCTGCCCGAGGAGGAGGTCGCGCACCGCTCCGCGTCGCTGCTCGAGGCGCTCGGCCTCGCCGACACGGGCGGCACGCTCGTCGCCGACTACTCCGCCGGCATGCGCAAGAAGATCGCGCTCGCGAGCGCGCTCATCCACGCGCCTCGACTGCTCGTGCTCGACGAGCCCTTCGAGGCCGTCGACCCCGTCTCGGGCGAGGCGATCCGCGCGATCCTGCGCGGCTTCGTCGCCTCCGGCGGCACCGTCGTGCTCTCGAGCCACGTAATGGAGCTCGTCGAGTCGCTGTGCGACCGGGTCGCGGTCGTGGCCGACGGCCGGCTCATCGCCGCCGGGACGCTCGACGAGGTGCGCGCGGGCGCGAGCCTGCAGGAGCGCTTCGTGCAGATGGTCGGCCAGCAGGCGCAAGGAGGCGAGTCGCTCGCATGGCTGCGCACTTCGTAG
- a CDS encoding general stress protein, producing MFQGAARGDQHLPSGVVVASFETYDQAQAAIAKVSGAEAELKGLAIVGNDLKLVERITGKLTWGKVALAGAMRGLGFGAFIGLVYMLLVPEAIASVLLFPLLGLAFGILLGVVTHSMTRRKRDYASVQQVLAARYDVVAPQQSAGRAMHIIGQRGGAAASAEPVVAEQPSAQQPPSPPVA from the coding sequence ATGTTCCAGGGCGCGGCGCGCGGCGACCAGCACTTGCCTTCCGGCGTGGTGGTCGCCTCGTTCGAGACGTACGACCAGGCGCAAGCGGCGATCGCGAAGGTCTCCGGCGCGGAGGCCGAGCTCAAGGGGCTCGCGATCGTCGGCAACGACCTCAAGCTCGTCGAGCGCATCACCGGCAAGCTCACGTGGGGCAAGGTCGCGCTCGCGGGCGCGATGCGCGGGCTCGGCTTCGGCGCCTTCATCGGCCTCGTCTACATGCTGCTCGTGCCGGAGGCGATCGCCTCGGTGCTGCTGTTCCCGCTGCTCGGCCTCGCCTTCGGCATCCTGCTCGGCGTCGTCACGCACTCGATGACGCGGCGGAAGCGCGACTACGCGTCGGTGCAGCAGGTGCTCGCCGCGCGCTACGACGTCGTCGCGCCGCAGCAGTCGGCGGGGAGGGCCATGCACATCATCGGCCAGCGCGGCGGCGCGGCGGCTTCGGCCGAGCCGGTCGTCGCCGAGCAGCCCTCGGCGCAGCAGCCGCCCTCGCCGCCCGTCGCGTAG
- a CDS encoding DUF1003 domain-containing protein gives MPESKDRFGRFTESFARAMGTPAFLVGMTIFVTFWLGYNSIMPPEAQFDPQDQGFPLLTLVLSLQASYAAPLLLLAQNRQDDRDRVQIEQDRLRAERNLNDTEYLAREVVALRMAMRDMATREFIRAELKSFVDELDERQGGVERRAQ, from the coding sequence ATGCCGGAGTCGAAGGACCGCTTCGGCCGCTTCACCGAGTCGTTCGCGCGCGCGATGGGCACGCCCGCCTTCCTCGTCGGGATGACGATCTTCGTCACCTTCTGGCTCGGCTACAACTCGATCATGCCGCCGGAGGCGCAGTTCGACCCGCAGGACCAGGGCTTCCCGCTCCTCACGCTCGTGCTGAGCCTGCAGGCCTCCTACGCCGCGCCGCTGCTGCTGCTCGCCCAGAACCGGCAGGACGACCGCGACCGCGTGCAGATCGAGCAGGACCGCTTGCGCGCCGAGCGCAACCTCAACGACACCGAGTACCTCGCGCGCGAGGTCGTGGCGCTGCGCATGGCGATGCGCGACATGGCGACGCGCGAGTTCATCCGCGCGGAGCTCAAGTCGTTCGTCGACGAGCTCGACGAGCGCCAGGGCGGCGTCGAGCGCCGAGCGCAGTGA
- a CDS encoding CBS domain-containing protein: MSAATVFVARLAGAGVFDAAGERMGKVRDVVTVPRRDAPPRVVGLVVEDRGRQRVFLSIGRVLSIGGGQLIASAISDRRFSQRGSERLLLADVLGRQVTLRDGTAAVLEDLSISERGPGEWEVDELFLRKPKTSPFGKGPTLLARWGDVQAAVDAEHDTDHLVASLDDLPAADAASAMLDLPQQRMIEVAEDLSDDRLADILEEMHEDRQVEILAALEDDRVADVLDQMEPDDAADLIAHMTPERGETLLELMDPDEAEDVRMLLAFGADTAGGLMTTEPIIVASDATVAEALALIRRHEVAPALAAAICVTLPPYEAPTGRFLGMVHFQRLLRYPPNERVGTLLDDQIEPVLASASAAEVTRELAAYNLVSVPVVDPAGRLVGVVTIDDVLDHLLPEDWRAQEEAPRG, encoded by the coding sequence ATGAGCGCAGCCACCGTCTTCGTCGCCCGCCTGGCCGGCGCAGGCGTGTTCGACGCTGCCGGCGAGCGCATGGGCAAGGTGCGCGACGTCGTCACCGTGCCGCGCCGCGACGCGCCTCCGCGCGTCGTCGGGCTCGTGGTCGAGGACCGCGGCAGGCAGCGCGTGTTCCTCTCGATCGGGCGGGTGCTGTCGATCGGTGGCGGGCAGCTCATCGCGAGCGCGATCAGCGATCGCCGCTTCAGCCAGCGCGGCAGCGAGCGGCTGCTGCTCGCCGATGTGCTCGGCCGTCAGGTGACGCTCCGCGACGGCACGGCAGCCGTGCTCGAGGACCTCTCGATCTCGGAGCGCGGGCCGGGCGAGTGGGAGGTCGACGAGCTCTTCCTGCGGAAGCCCAAGACCTCCCCGTTCGGGAAGGGACCGACGCTGCTCGCCCGCTGGGGCGACGTGCAGGCCGCGGTCGACGCCGAGCACGACACCGACCACCTCGTCGCGTCGCTCGACGACCTGCCCGCCGCCGACGCCGCGTCCGCCATGCTCGACCTGCCGCAGCAGCGCATGATCGAGGTCGCGGAGGACCTCTCGGACGACCGGCTCGCCGACATCCTCGAGGAGATGCACGAGGACCGGCAGGTCGAGATCCTCGCGGCGCTCGAGGACGATCGGGTCGCCGACGTGCTCGACCAGATGGAGCCCGACGACGCCGCCGACCTCATCGCCCACATGACGCCCGAGCGCGGCGAGACGCTGCTCGAGCTCATGGATCCCGACGAGGCCGAGGACGTGCGCATGCTGCTCGCGTTCGGCGCCGACACCGCGGGCGGCCTCATGACGACCGAGCCGATCATCGTCGCGAGCGACGCGACCGTCGCCGAGGCGCTCGCGCTCATCCGCCGGCACGAGGTCGCGCCAGCGCTCGCCGCCGCGATCTGCGTCACGCTCCCGCCGTACGAGGCGCCCACCGGCCGGTTCCTCGGCATGGTGCACTTCCAGCGGCTGCTGCGCTACCCGCCGAACGAGCGCGTCGGCACGCTGCTCGACGACCAGATCGAGCCCGTGCTCGCCTCGGCCTCCGCCGCCGAGGTGACGCGCGAGCTCGCCGCCTACAACCTCGTCTCGGTGCCCGTCGTCGACCCCGCCGGCCGGCTCGTCGGCGTCGTCACGATCGACGACGTGCTCGACCACCTGCTGCCGGAGGACTGGCGCGCGCAGGAGGAGGCGCCGCGTGGCTGA
- a CDS encoding class I SAM-dependent methyltransferase yields the protein MQTSSLIAKYLDDLASEDEVLTAARDASVELGVAPIAPAVGAQLAAIAASTQASAILEVGTGAGVSGLWLMRGAPGATLTSIDTELDHQQHARSAFTQAGIPVTRARLITGRARDVLPRMNEASYDIVLIDADPAGLMEYVEHALSLVRVGGSVLVAHALLGGKVADPAQRDEAVSDLRALLKALSSSDAVRAAVSPVGDGLLQIVRLPEPAAA from the coding sequence GTGCAGACTTCATCGCTCATCGCCAAGTACCTCGACGACCTCGCGAGCGAGGACGAGGTGCTCACCGCGGCGCGAGACGCCTCGGTCGAGCTCGGCGTCGCGCCCATCGCGCCCGCCGTCGGCGCGCAGCTCGCCGCGATCGCCGCCTCGACGCAAGCGAGCGCGATCCTCGAGGTCGGCACCGGCGCGGGCGTGAGCGGCCTGTGGCTGATGCGCGGCGCCCCGGGTGCGACGCTCACCTCGATCGACACCGAGCTCGACCACCAGCAGCACGCGCGCTCGGCGTTCACGCAGGCCGGCATCCCCGTCACCCGCGCGCGCCTCATCACCGGCCGCGCGCGCGACGTGCTCCCCCGCATGAACGAGGCGAGCTACGACATCGTGCTCATCGACGCCGACCCGGCGGGGCTCATGGAGTACGTCGAGCACGCGCTCTCGCTCGTGCGCGTCGGCGGCTCGGTGCTCGTCGCCCACGCGCTGCTCGGCGGCAAGGTCGCCGACCCCGCGCAGCGCGACGAGGCGGTCTCCGACCTGCGCGCGCTGCTCAAGGCGCTCTCGTCGAGCGATGCGGTGCGCGCCGCGGTGTCGCCCGTGGGTGACGGGCTGCTGCAGATCGTGCGGCTACCGGAGCCGGCCGCCGCCTGA
- a CDS encoding NCS2 family permease: MTSTTQASPKGALDRFFKISERGSSVAQELRGGLVTFFAMAYIIVLNPLIIGGFAPEQAATDVEGGWLPNGQVAAVTALVGGLMTLAMGLIANVPFGLAAGLGINSFLAFGLVGELTWPEAMGLVLINGLIIVVLAATGLRRMIFDAVPAPLKSAIAVGIGLFIAFIGFVDSGFVRSTGAASPPVELGDGGSVTSLPTATFVIGVVLMGILLARRVKGALLIGIVATTAIAIVLESIFRVGPSLGANPDAWNLNAPALPTSIVALPDLSLIGQVSFGSFERIGLLATTMFIFTLVFMNFFDAMGTMTGLARQAGIATPDGQFPGLKRALIVEGFGAVAGGGASASSNTVFVDSAAGVGEGARTGLASVVTGLLFLAAMFLTPLTQIVPLEVAAATLVVVGAMMMSQITDIDFTDFRVALPAFLTIVVMPLTYNIANGIGVGFIAWVLINAVSGRVKQISPLLWIVAALFVVFFVRGPLQALIG, from the coding sequence ATGACCAGCACCACGCAGGCGTCGCCCAAGGGCGCGCTCGACCGATTCTTCAAGATCTCCGAGCGCGGCTCGAGCGTCGCGCAAGAGCTGCGCGGCGGCCTCGTGACGTTCTTCGCGATGGCCTACATCATCGTGCTGAACCCGCTCATCATCGGCGGCTTCGCGCCGGAGCAGGCCGCGACCGACGTCGAGGGCGGATGGCTCCCCAACGGCCAGGTGGCGGCGGTCACGGCGCTCGTCGGCGGGCTCATGACGCTCGCGATGGGGCTCATCGCGAACGTGCCGTTCGGCCTCGCCGCGGGTCTCGGCATCAACTCGTTCCTCGCGTTCGGCCTCGTCGGCGAGCTCACGTGGCCCGAGGCCATGGGCCTCGTGCTCATCAACGGCCTCATCATCGTCGTGCTCGCCGCGACGGGGCTGCGGCGGATGATCTTCGACGCCGTGCCTGCGCCGCTCAAGAGCGCGATCGCGGTCGGCATCGGCCTCTTCATCGCCTTCATCGGCTTCGTCGACTCGGGCTTCGTGCGCTCGACCGGTGCGGCGTCGCCGCCCGTCGAGCTCGGCGACGGCGGCTCGGTCACGTCGCTGCCGACCGCGACCTTCGTCATCGGCGTCGTGCTCATGGGCATCCTGCTCGCCCGGCGCGTCAAGGGCGCGCTGCTCATCGGCATCGTCGCGACGACCGCGATCGCGATCGTGCTCGAGTCGATCTTCCGCGTCGGCCCCTCGCTCGGCGCGAACCCGGACGCGTGGAACCTCAACGCGCCCGCGCTGCCGACGAGCATCGTCGCGCTGCCCGACCTCTCGCTCATCGGCCAGGTCTCGTTCGGCTCGTTCGAGCGCATCGGGCTGCTCGCGACGACGATGTTCATCTTCACGCTCGTGTTCATGAACTTCTTCGACGCGATGGGCACCATGACGGGGCTCGCGCGCCAAGCGGGCATCGCGACGCCCGACGGCCAGTTCCCGGGCCTCAAGCGCGCGCTCATCGTCGAGGGCTTCGGCGCCGTCGCGGGCGGCGGGGCGAGCGCCTCCTCCAACACCGTCTTCGTCGACTCGGCCGCGGGCGTCGGCGAGGGCGCCCGCACGGGGCTCGCGTCGGTCGTCACGGGGCTGCTCTTCCTCGCCGCGATGTTCCTCACGCCGCTCACGCAGATCGTGCCGCTCGAGGTCGCCGCGGCGACGCTCGTCGTCGTCGGTGCGATGATGATGAGCCAGATCACCGACATCGACTTCACCGACTTCCGAGTGGCGCTGCCGGCGTTCCTGACGATCGTCGTGATGCCGCTCACCTACAACATCGCGAACGGCATCGGCGTCGGCTTCATCGCCTGGGTGCTCATCAACGCCGTCTCGGGCCGCGTGAAGCAGATCTCGCCGCTGCTCTGGATCGTCGCGGCGCTCTTCGTCGTCTTCTTCGTGCGCGGCCCGCTGCAGGCGCTCATCGGCTGA
- the dapD gene encoding 2,3,4,5-tetrahydropyridine-2,6-dicarboxylate N-succinyltransferase yields MARLAHGHALVTLFEGRPLDAWFPAPALGAADGSAAPESLARHAGPVPERGVELEPRLVEIDLDASPSSVEDAYLRLHLLSHRLVRPNSIDLDGLFGTLPIVAWTSAGPVDPEWAASHRVELQRAGIQVQLVDRFPRMTDYVVPSGVRIGDAARIRLGAHLAPGTVVMHEGFVNFNAGTLGASMVEGRISQGVVVGDGTDVGGGASIMGTLSGGGTARIVIGERVLLGANSGVGISVGDDSVVEAGLYVTAGTKVTLVPGGEAVKASELSGRPNLLFRRNSLTGAVEAVARDGRGIELNAALH; encoded by the coding sequence ATGGCCCGCCTCGCACACGGACACGCGCTCGTCACCCTCTTCGAGGGGCGGCCGCTCGACGCCTGGTTCCCCGCCCCGGCGCTCGGCGCCGCCGACGGGAGCGCCGCGCCGGAGAGCCTCGCGCGCCACGCGGGCCCCGTGCCGGAGCGCGGCGTCGAGCTCGAGCCGCGGCTCGTGGAGATCGACCTGGATGCGTCGCCGTCGTCGGTCGAGGACGCCTACCTCCGCCTGCACCTCTTGAGCCACCGGCTCGTGCGGCCCAACTCGATCGACCTCGACGGGCTCTTCGGCACGCTCCCGATCGTCGCGTGGACGAGCGCTGGCCCCGTCGACCCCGAGTGGGCCGCGAGCCACCGCGTCGAGCTGCAGCGCGCCGGCATCCAGGTGCAGCTCGTCGACCGGTTCCCGCGCATGACGGACTACGTCGTGCCCTCGGGCGTCCGCATCGGCGACGCCGCGCGCATCCGCCTCGGGGCGCACCTCGCGCCCGGCACCGTCGTCATGCACGAGGGCTTCGTGAACTTCAACGCCGGCACGCTCGGCGCCTCGATGGTCGAGGGCCGCATCTCGCAGGGCGTCGTCGTCGGCGACGGCACCGACGTCGGCGGCGGCGCCTCGATCATGGGCACGCTCTCGGGCGGCGGCACGGCGCGGATCGTGATCGGCGAGCGCGTGCTGCTCGGCGCGAACTCGGGCGTCGGCATCTCGGTCGGCGACGACTCCGTCGTCGAGGCCGGGCTCTACGTCACCGCCGGCACGAAGGTGACGCTCGTGCCGGGCGGCGAGGCGGTCAAGGCCTCCGAGCTCTCGGGCCGCCCGAACCTGCTGTTCCGCCGCAACTCGCTCACGGGCGCCGTCGAGGCGGTCGCGCGCGATGGCCGCGGCATCGAGCTCAACGCAGCCCTGCACTGA
- a CDS encoding ArgP/LysG family DNA-binding transcriptional regulator — translation MSQRIRAIEQRVGRVVLQRTKPVRATEAGEALVRLARQLDLLERDALEALGDASPAPRVPLAVNADSLITWFMPVLLAVARERPVSFELHREDQERTAQLLADGTVMGAVTAQAEPVPGCVASPLGRMRYVAIAERGFAERWFPRGIAPRALERAPLVDFDPHDSLQSRFARRHGAEQDAPRHVISASAEYAEAVRMGLGWGMLLPGQFEDGLADGSLVQLAPDAIEVPLWWQRWNLASALLDTVTDAVTRAARSSPALV, via the coding sequence GTGAGCCAGCGCATCCGCGCGATCGAGCAGCGCGTCGGCCGCGTCGTGCTGCAGCGCACGAAGCCCGTGCGCGCGACCGAGGCGGGCGAGGCGCTCGTGCGGCTCGCCCGCCAGCTCGATCTGCTCGAGCGCGACGCCCTCGAGGCACTCGGCGACGCCTCCCCCGCGCCGCGCGTGCCGCTCGCCGTCAACGCCGACTCGCTCATCACGTGGTTCATGCCCGTGCTGCTCGCGGTCGCGCGCGAGCGGCCGGTGTCGTTCGAGCTGCACCGCGAGGACCAGGAGCGCACGGCGCAGCTGCTCGCCGACGGCACGGTGATGGGGGCCGTCACCGCGCAGGCCGAGCCGGTGCCCGGCTGCGTCGCCTCCCCGCTCGGGCGCATGCGCTACGTCGCGATCGCCGAGCGGGGCTTCGCCGAGCGCTGGTTCCCGCGCGGCATCGCCCCGCGCGCGCTCGAGCGCGCACCGCTCGTCGACTTCGACCCGCACGACTCGCTCCAGTCACGGTTCGCGCGCCGCCACGGGGCCGAGCAGGACGCGCCCCGGCACGTCATCAGCGCATCCGCCGAGTACGCCGAAGCGGTGCGGATGGGCCTCGGTTGGGGCATGCTGCTGCCGGGCCAGTTCGAGGACGGGCTCGCCGACGGCTCGCTCGTGCAGCTCGCCCCCGATGCGATCGAGGTGCCGCTGTGGTGGCAGCGCTGGAACCTCGCCTCGGCGCTGCTCGACACCGTGACGGATGCGGTGACCCGGGCCGCGCGGAGCTCGCCCGCGCTCGTGTGA
- a CDS encoding citrate synthase — protein MQHAGGTTPLEVLEASDGRSAIDVAKLTKETGLTALDYGFVNTAATRSSITYIDGDEGILRYRGYPIEELAEQKTFLDVAHLLIYGELPTEDELASFDHSVRRHTLLHEDLRRFFDALPRDAHPMSALSSAVSALSTYYEADHDPRDPAKVDKQTIRLLAKMPVIAAYAHKKSIGQAFLYPDNSMSFVENYLKLNFGIQAEPYVQNPVMVRALERLLILHADHEQNASTSTVRLVGSTEANLFASVSAGIHALSGPLHGGANEAVLQMLRGIRDSGEGVERFVERVKRKEQGVKLMGFGHRVYKNYDPRAKLVKQSAEEVLAQLGVRDPLLDIAQELEQVALADDYFKERKLYPNVDFYTGVIYKAMGFPERMFTVLFAIGRLPGWIAHWREMMLDPQTKIGRPQQLYVGPVERHI, from the coding sequence CTGCAGCACGCCGGCGGCACGACGCCGCTCGAGGTGCTCGAGGCCTCCGACGGCCGCTCGGCGATCGACGTCGCGAAGCTCACGAAGGAGACGGGCCTCACGGCGCTCGACTACGGCTTCGTCAACACCGCCGCGACCCGCTCGTCGATCACCTACATCGACGGCGACGAGGGCATCCTGCGCTACCGCGGCTACCCGATCGAGGAGCTTGCGGAGCAGAAGACGTTCCTCGACGTCGCGCACCTGCTCATCTACGGCGAGCTGCCGACCGAGGACGAGCTCGCGAGCTTCGACCACAGCGTGCGCCGCCACACGCTGCTGCACGAGGATCTGCGGCGCTTCTTCGACGCGCTGCCGCGCGACGCGCACCCGATGAGCGCGCTCTCGAGCGCCGTCTCGGCACTCTCGACGTACTACGAGGCCGACCACGACCCGCGCGACCCGGCCAAGGTCGACAAGCAGACCATCCGCCTGCTCGCGAAGATGCCGGTCATCGCCGCCTACGCGCACAAGAAGTCGATCGGGCAGGCGTTCCTCTACCCCGACAACTCGATGAGCTTCGTCGAGAACTACCTCAAGCTCAACTTCGGCATCCAGGCCGAGCCCTACGTGCAGAACCCGGTGATGGTGCGCGCGCTCGAGCGGCTCCTCATCCTGCACGCCGACCACGAGCAGAACGCGTCGACGTCGACCGTGCGACTCGTGGGATCGACGGAGGCGAACCTGTTCGCGTCCGTCTCGGCAGGCATCCACGCCCTCTCCGGTCCGCTGCACGGCGGCGCGAACGAGGCGGTGCTGCAGATGCTGCGCGGCATCCGCGACTCGGGCGAGGGCGTCGAGCGCTTCGTCGAGCGCGTCAAGCGCAAGGAGCAGGGCGTCAAGCTCATGGGCTTCGGGCACCGCGTCTACAAGAACTACGACCCGCGCGCGAAGCTCGTGAAGCAGTCGGCCGAGGAGGTGCTCGCCCAGCTCGGCGTGCGCGACCCGCTGCTCGACATCGCGCAGGAGCTCGAGCAGGTCGCGCTCGCCGACGACTACTTCAAGGAGCGCAAGCTCTACCCGAACGTCGACTTCTACACCGGCGTCATCTACAAGGCGATGGGCTTCCCCGAGCGCATGTTCACGGTGCTGTTCGCGATCGGACGGCTGCCCGGCTGGATCGCCCACTGGCGCGAGATGATGCTCGACCCGCAGACGAAGATCGGGCGCCCGCAGCAGCTCTACGTCGGCCCCGTCGAGCGCCACATCTAG
- the dapE gene encoding succinyl-diaminopimelate desuccinylase: MAAPSLDLTATSLDLTRALCDIDSVSGNETPLADAIEAAVRAHPHLDVTRVGDTVVARTELGRERRVVIAGHIDTVPVNGNLPTRDAVVDGEPHLWGRGTVDMKAGVAVQLKLAAELVDPAVDLTWIWYDHEEVSAELNGLRLLAAARPELMQGDFAILGEPSNGTIEGGCNGTLRVEVRTRGVRAHSARAWAGHNAIHDAAEVLQRLRDNQPGEVEVDGLAYREGLNAVMISGGVAGNVIPDECVVAVNYRFAPSRSLEEATARMTELFEGFEVEVVDAAAGARPGLDAPLAQEFIAAVGALPTPKYGWTDVARFSSLGIPAVNFGPGDPTKAHADDESVPVAQIEHVEQSLRAWLSRR, translated from the coding sequence ATGGCCGCCCCCTCCCTCGACCTGACCGCGACGAGCCTCGACCTCACGCGGGCGCTGTGCGACATCGACTCCGTCTCGGGCAACGAGACGCCGCTCGCCGACGCGATCGAGGCGGCCGTGCGCGCGCACCCGCACCTCGACGTCACGCGCGTGGGCGACACCGTCGTCGCGCGCACCGAGCTCGGCCGAGAGCGCCGCGTCGTGATCGCCGGCCACATCGACACCGTGCCGGTCAACGGCAACCTGCCGACGCGCGACGCGGTCGTCGACGGCGAGCCGCACCTGTGGGGCCGCGGCACAGTCGACATGAAGGCGGGCGTCGCGGTGCAGCTCAAGCTCGCCGCCGAGCTCGTCGACCCGGCCGTCGACCTCACCTGGATCTGGTACGACCACGAGGAGGTCAGCGCCGAGCTCAACGGCCTGCGGCTGCTCGCCGCCGCCCGGCCCGAGCTCATGCAGGGCGACTTCGCGATCCTCGGCGAGCCCTCCAACGGCACGATCGAGGGCGGCTGCAACGGCACGCTGCGCGTCGAGGTGCGCACGCGCGGCGTGCGCGCGCACTCCGCGCGGGCGTGGGCGGGCCACAACGCCATCCACGACGCCGCCGAGGTGCTGCAGCGGCTGCGCGACAACCAGCCGGGCGAGGTCGAGGTCGACGGGCTCGCCTACCGCGAGGGGCTCAACGCCGTCATGATCTCGGGCGGCGTCGCGGGCAACGTCATCCCCGACGAGTGCGTCGTGGCGGTGAACTACCGCTTCGCGCCGTCGCGCTCGCTCGAGGAGGCGACCGCGCGGATGACGGAGCTCTTCGAGGGCTTCGAGGTCGAGGTCGTCGACGCGGCCGCGGGCGCGCGGCCCGGCCTCGACGCCCCGCTCGCGCAGGAGTTCATCGCCGCCGTGGGCGCCCTGCCCACCCCGAAGTACGGCTGGACCGACGTCGCGCGGTTCTCGAGCCTCGGCATCCCCGCCGTCAACTTCGGCCCGGGCGACCCGACGAAGGCGCACGCCGACGACGAGTCGGTGCCGGTCGCGCAGATCGAGCACGTCGAGCAGAGCCTCCGGGCGTGGCTCTCGCGCCGCTGA
- a CDS encoding DUF3117 domain-containing protein yields MAAMKPRTGDGPLEAVKEGRLIVVRVPLEGGGRLVVSVNDEEAAALHKALGEVVVSA; encoded by the coding sequence ATGGCCGCCATGAAACCACGCACCGGAGATGGACCGCTCGAGGCCGTCAAGGAGGGCAGGCTCATCGTCGTCCGCGTGCCGCTCGAGGGCGGGGGTCGCCTGGTCGTCTCCGTGAACGACGAAGAGGCCGCGGCGCTGCACAAGGCGCTGGGTGAGGTCGTCGTCTCGGCGTGA
- a CDS encoding Mrp/NBP35 family ATP-binding protein: MIDPRLERALGTVVDPEIRRPLVELDMIPAASLDDGTARIRLELTVAACPAADRIQADVRQAAASVAGVERVEIEVGVMSPATRQALVERLRGSRPQQFGPDTLTRIIAVASGKGGVGKSTVTANLAVALAARGLAVGVIDADVHGYSIPALLGSADRPTRVGDMMMPPEAHGVRLISIGMFVEGNRSVSWRGPMLHRTLAQFLSDVWWGDLDVLLIDMPPGTGDVAISLGQLLPHAEVLVVTTPQRAAAEVAERAGEVARQTGQRVLGVVENMAGLAQPDGSILELFGAGGGDEAARRLGVPVLARVPLSVALREGGDAGAPVVAAEPTDPAAAAIIALAEALRGTRPLAGRGLPVSPA; the protein is encoded by the coding sequence GTGATCGACCCCCGGCTCGAGCGCGCGCTCGGCACGGTCGTCGACCCCGAGATCCGGCGACCGCTCGTCGAGCTCGACATGATCCCCGCCGCGTCCCTCGACGACGGGACGGCACGCATCCGCCTCGAGCTCACGGTGGCGGCGTGCCCGGCCGCCGACCGGATCCAGGCGGATGTGCGACAGGCGGCGGCGTCGGTCGCGGGCGTCGAGCGCGTGGAGATCGAGGTCGGCGTCATGTCGCCCGCGACGAGGCAGGCGCTCGTCGAGCGGCTGCGCGGCTCGCGCCCGCAGCAGTTCGGCCCCGACACGCTCACGCGCATCATCGCGGTCGCGAGCGGCAAGGGCGGAGTGGGCAAGTCGACCGTCACCGCGAACCTCGCCGTCGCGCTCGCCGCGCGCGGGCTCGCGGTCGGCGTGATCGACGCCGACGTGCACGGCTACTCGATCCCGGCGCTGCTGGGCTCCGCCGACCGGCCGACGCGCGTCGGCGACATGATGATGCCGCCGGAGGCGCACGGCGTGCGGCTCATCTCGATCGGCATGTTCGTCGAGGGCAACCGCTCCGTCTCGTGGCGCGGTCCGATGCTGCACCGCACGCTCGCGCAGTTCCTGAGCGACGTGTGGTGGGGCGACCTCGACGTGCTGCTCATCGACATGCCGCCCGGCACGGGCGACGTCGCGATCTCCCTCGGGCAGCTGCTGCCGCACGCCGAGGTGCTCGTCGTGACGACGCCGCAGCGCGCCGCCGCCGAGGTCGCCGAGCGCGCCGGCGAGGTCGCGCGCCAGACCGGGCAGCGCGTGCTCGGGGTGGTCGAGAACATGGCGGGGCTCGCGCAGCCCGACGGCTCGATCCTCGAGCTCTTCGGCGCCGGCGGCGGCGATGAGGCGGCGCGCCGGCTCGGCGTGCCCGTGCTCGCGCGCGTGCCGCTCTCCGTCGCGCTCCGAGAGGGCGGCGACGCCGGCGCGCCGGTCGTCGCGGCGGAGCCGACCGACCCCGCGGCGGCCGCGATCATCGCGCTCGCCGAGGCGCTGCGCGGCACCCGCCCGCTCGCCGGCCGCGGCCTGCCCGTCTCCCCCGCCTGA